The DNA sequence CCGTAGACGCCGCACACGCAGCACACGGCAAACCCGAGCCGGCGATACAGCCGCTCGCCCATCTCGGAGGGCTGGAGGAACGCCACGCCGTAGCCCAGGGCCGCCGCTTCTTGCAGCATGGCTGTCGTCATGGCGCTGCCGATACCCCGGCGACGTGCGTCCGGCGCTGTCGAGACGTCGTAGATGCCGGCGATGCCGCCTGCCAGCAGCAGCGACGCCGTGGCGACCGGCTCGCCATCGATCCGCCCCAGGAAGTAGCGCATCGGCAAACGTGGTCCCAGGCCCATCGCCTGCCGCAGCCGCGCCAGTCCCGCTCCCACGGCCGGCTCGCTCTCGAACCCCTGGCGCTCGGTCTCGATCCATTCCGTCAGCGCGCCGCTGTCGGCGACACGCTCGATGGTCAGTCTCGGCACCCGCTCGGCCTCGGGCAGGGGGGCCGCCAGCGTGCTCGTCATCGGCGTCAGGTCCGTCAGGTGGGCCAGCCCCTGTGCGCGCAGTCGGCGGGGCAAGTCGAGGGGCCGCGAGGCCGGCCCGACGAGCCAGTTCATCGGGACGCGGTGCGCCGCTCGGAGCCGGCCCAGCTCTGCCACGGCAGCCTCGATCCGGCCCACCGGAAGGTTGGCGTACATGATCGAGTTGAAGGCAGGATCCGGCAATCCCGTCAGGAACCAGAACAGCTCGCGGTCGTCGCGGATCGACACCGACGGCGCGAGACCGAACGCGCTGACGCTCGCCCGCCAGTTGACCTCGACGGCCGCGACGATGCGCTCGGCGGATGCGCCGGGCAAGATGGCGCCGCGCGAGATGTGGGACATCAGGCTCCTGACGGTCACGGGCCGGTCGTCTGTCTGCCGGTCTTCTGTCTGATTGTAGCCATGCCCCCACGGAGTGCTACCCTGTCTGCCGCGACGACCCGGGCACGGACCTGGGCAGGCGGGCATGGGAGGGACGCGGCATCGTGGCGACGACGGCCTACGAGAACATCCTGGTGGAGAAGGTAGACGGCGGCGTCGGCGTCATCACGCTGAACCGGCCGTCCAAGCTCAACGCGCTCAGCTATCCGCTCGCCTGCGAGCTGGACGCCGTGTTGACCCAGTTCGAGGCGGACGACGACGTGCGCTGCGTGGTCATCACCGGGGCCGGCCCGAAGGCGTTCTCGGCGGGCGCGGACATCCACGAGATGGCTGGCCTGTCGCCCGAGGAGCTGGCCGAGCGCCAGCAGCGGCGCGCCGGCTTCACCTGGCGCCTGGCGACCTTCAAGAAGCCGACCATCGGCGCAATCAACGGGCTGGCCTATGGCGGCGCGGCGCTGCTCTCCAGCTCGCTCGATCTGCGGATCGGCTGCGAGCGTTCCAGCTTCCGCTTCCTGGCCGCCACCTACGGGCGAATCAACTCGACCTGGAGCCTGCCCATCGTGGTCGGCTGGGCGAAGGCGAAAGAGCTGCTCTACACCGGCCGCGTCGTGACGGCCGACGAAGCGCTCCAGATGGGGCTGCTCAACAAGATCGTGCCGAGCGAGCAGCTGCTGGACGCAGCCATCGAGATGGGACGGCAGATCGCCGCGAACACCCCGGAGATGGTGCAGGGCATCAAGCTGCTGCTGATCGAGGATCTCGGGCGGGCCTGGCACGAGATGTACGAGGCCGAGCGGACCGCCCTGGCCACCACGCACCGGCCGAGCGCGATCGCCGACGGGTTCAAGGACTTCCTGGCCCGGAAAGCGCCGGCCGCCGACGCCTGACTGCTGACTCCTGATTACCGACTCCTGAAAGCTGACGACTGATGACTGACGCCGAATGACTGACCGTTCTCCCACCGACTACACGATCCCGCCCGAGGAGCTTGCGCCAGGCCTCTGGCGGCTGCCGTTGCCGATCCACCGGCACTCGCTGGGCGGCGCAAACGCCTATCTGATCCGTGACGCTGATGGTTTCCTGCTTTTTGACAGCGGTGCCGACGTCGAGGAGTGCGTGGCGGCGATGCGCGCGCACCTCGACAGCCTCGGCGTCCCCTTCGACGCCATCCACACGATCCTGCTCAGCCACGGCCACGGCGATCACGCTGGGCAGGCCCGGCGCGTGGCCGGGCTGGCCGGTGCACGGATCGTCTGCCACGCCGCC is a window from the Chloroflexota bacterium genome containing:
- a CDS encoding GNAT family N-acetyltransferase, with translation MSHISRGAILPGASAERIVAAVEVNWRASVSAFGLAPSVSIRDDRELFWFLTGLPDPAFNSIMYANLPVGRIEAAVAELGRLRAAHRVPMNWLVGPASRPLDLPRRLRAQGLAHLTDLTPMTSTLAAPLPEAERVPRLTIERVADSGALTEWIETERQGFESEPAVGAGLARLRQAMGLGPRLPMRYFLGRIDGEPVATASLLLAGGIAGIYDVSTAPDARRRGIGSAMTTAMLQEAAALGYGVAFLQPSEMGERLYRRLGFAVCCVCGVYG
- a CDS encoding enoyl-CoA hydratase/isomerase family protein, whose translation is MATTAYENILVEKVDGGVGVITLNRPSKLNALSYPLACELDAVLTQFEADDDVRCVVITGAGPKAFSAGADIHEMAGLSPEELAERQQRRAGFTWRLATFKKPTIGAINGLAYGGAALLSSSLDLRIGCERSSFRFLAATYGRINSTWSLPIVVGWAKAKELLYTGRVVTADEALQMGLLNKIVPSEQLLDAAIEMGRQIAANTPEMVQGIKLLLIEDLGRAWHEMYEAERTALATTHRPSAIADGFKDFLARKAPAADA